The following coding sequences are from one uncultured Desulfobacter sp. window:
- a CDS encoding pseudouridine synthase produces the protein MPTTDPETEQGIRLQKILAHSGLCSRRKAETFILGGRVSVNGRVVKALGTKADPATDKICLDGRQVSYTPEKKREYTYLAVNKPTGVVTTCSQKNAKIILDLVPVKQRVYPVGRLDKDSVGLVLLTDDGELHNRLSHPSHDHEKEYLVYAVRPVSDQDLTAMAQGMVIDGKKTRRARVRRVSDTGFKIVLKQGLNRQIRKMVGKTGNEVAMLKRIRMANVQLGTLPPGKWRHLTPKEIKGLTKT, from the coding sequence ATGCCGACTACAGATCCTGAAACAGAACAAGGCATCCGGCTGCAGAAAATTTTAGCCCATAGCGGGCTTTGTTCGCGCAGAAAGGCCGAAACCTTTATCCTTGGGGGCAGGGTGTCGGTGAACGGCAGGGTGGTAAAGGCCCTTGGCACCAAGGCTGATCCCGCGACGGATAAGATCTGCCTTGACGGCAGGCAGGTGTCGTATACACCGGAGAAAAAGCGCGAATATACCTATCTTGCGGTAAATAAACCCACCGGGGTGGTGACCACCTGCAGCCAGAAAAATGCAAAGATTATTCTGGACCTTGTGCCGGTAAAACAACGGGTCTATCCCGTGGGCCGGTTGGATAAGGATTCCGTGGGGCTTGTGTTGCTCACCGACGACGGTGAACTGCATAACCGGCTGTCCCATCCTTCCCATGACCATGAAAAAGAGTATCTGGTGTATGCCGTCCGGCCTGTCAGCGACCAGGATTTAACCGCCATGGCCCAGGGCATGGTGATCGACGGAAAAAAAACCCGGCGGGCCAGGGTACGCCGGGTGTCCGACACCGGATTTAAAATTGTTTTAAAGCAGGGGTTAAACCGCCAGATCCGGAAAATGGTGGGCAAAACCGGCAATGAGGTGGCCATGCTCAAGCGCATCCGCATGGCCAATGTCCAGCTTGGTACGCTGCCCCCGGGTAAATGGCGGCATCTCACCCCAAAAGAGATAAAGGGATTGACAAAGACTTAA